A region of the Meles meles chromosome 18, mMelMel3.1 paternal haplotype, whole genome shotgun sequence genome:
TACCACGTAGTTCTAAGTAACCATCAATAACGAGGACATGTGTATCGACTGGAGAAGACCAAGATGTCATTAAAAAGGCAGGCTGCAGAAAAGGCCCAGGATGACGTCACTGAGGTTTCTGCAAGGTCGCCAACAGTATGTGTTTTCATGCAATCTTGCAATAGGAAATGTAGATCAGGTACTCGTGTTTTCCCTGTACAATTTCCAACCAGCTCTTGACAGCCTTAAAGTGCCATCGGCCGACTGGGAAGAGGTAGTGACCACACAGAACCCCAGTCCCTCTGTTCTTTCCTCTCCCTGTTCCGTCTCCTTGGTTAGTCTACTTCGCAAAGTCGATGCATGATTCATCCGTGTCCCTGAACAAAGAGCGAGTGTTTATTAAGCACGTGCCATTACGTACACACTCAGTGTTTGGGAGCGAAAGGAATGCTCTGGGAATTAGCAGCAATGGGGAGCAAGGTTTGGGGGGGCAGCACAGGGGAACCCGTCAAAAGACTCCGTAACGGGCCAGGTGTTCCTCGTCCTGTTCAAAGCCATTTGGGGCCTCCCCAAAACCTGTAAAATAAAGGACAAATTCCTGAGCTTAATATCCAAGACTGTCCACAGTCCGGCCTCCAACATTATTTGTCTGATCTCTTCTACTGCTTCCTCCCATCGGAAGGCTCCCGTCCAGTCCGGCTTTACTCGGGGCCCTGACCACTGTTCACAGTTACTTTTCCATTCGACCTTCCCAAATGTTGCCTCATTCGAAAATAGACTCCAGGTTGTTGTTTAATGGGTGTAGAGATAGTTCTGGAAGACGGAGAGTTCTGGAAGTTGGCTGCCCAAGTGTGAATGAAGTCAACACCGTTCAACTGGACAGTCATAGATGGTTacggtggggggtgcctgggcggcttgGTCcactgggcgtctgccttcggctcaggtcatgatcccaggatcctgggattgagacccgcatccgcttctccctctcccactccctctgcttgtggtccctctctcgctgtgtctctgtcaaataaataaaattgtaaagaaaaaaaacagactccAGTGGTAGTCCCCCCGTTCTCTCTCACCCAGCCCTCTCTCTCCTCCGAACTCCTAGAGCTCTCATCTTTACAACTCATGGCTTTCGACCATGCACAATCTTACAGGTGTTTCATAACTATTTGTCTTCTCATCTCTCCCCGCCAGTTTGATcgcatgcatttttttaaagaattttttttaatttatttatttgacagacagacatcacaaggaggcagagaggcaggcggcgggggggggggggggcgggtgtgacaggctccccgctgagcagagtttcccgatgcggggctcaatcccaggactctgggatcatgacctgagcccaaggcagaggctttaacccactgagccacccaggggcccctggtcGCACACGTTGTAGCAGCGGTGGATAAACATCCGAGACGAAATGCCTGGGCTCAGGACAAAAATCAAAGCAGCGGGGAAAATAACAAACCACAGTGACtgttttcatgttaaaaatatttatttttctaaaagatcacACAAAAGTTGAGAAGAGAAAGGATGACTAGCCTACATCAAAATCGGGGCTGGAAGGACGAAGAGCTGCCTAAAGAAGCTGGTGGCTGAGCAAACTGCAGAGATCAGGGTAGCCGCGGGCTGTCGGGACCCGCAGCCTGGGTCAGCCACACTCATGGGCACCACCGGCCCGCGGCGGGGCCAGCACGGCGGCTGGCTCCCACGGTTCCTCCTGGtcgggaagggagaagcaggagctcACTCCTTAGACATGTTCTTGATGGTCTTGTGCTCCTTCATGGCCTTTTCCCAATCGGTCCCGTTGAACTCCTCGATGACCACACTCCGCACGGTGCCCTCATCCAGGCAATGGGGAGCGATTCCTGGgggaggagacacagagaaaggtCCGGGGTGTGAACGAGAGCGGGTACTGGCCTGGCTCGCAGACAAACCCATACCCGCGAGCACCAGCGGCGATCACTGTTCAAGCTTATGACCCTGCGACGGCAGCCTCCcggttccctttccttcctggcTTGTGGGGAGGGTCAGACTTCCTAAGCCGGGGATGCCAGGGCTGGAGAGCACTCGGTACCACGCTGAGAGCACACAGTACCAAGATCCAAGCCTAGAACAACCTCAGACTGGCATTGTGACGAGTTCACCGGCCCTGTCCAGGGTTTTGATAAAACTTTCTAAGTACTAAACACCTGCCCGGCTTTATAGGATTTTCTGCTTTCCAAAAGCCTTTCTTGAGTCTTAAGGCAGGCAGGAAGGCCTCTCCACGTGGCGGATGAGGAACCCAGAGGAGCTGCtaaagaaatggggagggggatgggggcgcttggctggctcaggccacggagcacgcaactcttgatctcagggtcgtgagttcaagtcctacgCTGGTTGTAgagactgctttaaaaaattttggggggacacctgggtggctcagttggttacacgtctgccttcagctcaggtcatgatcctggggtcctgggatcgagtccggcatcgggctccctgctcagcggggaatctgcttctccctctgcctgcggctccccctgcttgtgctctgtctctgacaataaacatataaaatctttaaaaaaaaaaaaaaaagaagcaggattTCTCGACTATCTCTTTTCACACCGCAACTGGTGTCATTCTGAACAACCATCTCGGGGCTGTTTACTGGACTGAGATCCAAGTTGGACCTGATGAGGAGGGGCTTGGGGATTCTCACTGTTTACGTTTtaagcaaactgaaaaaaaaatttttttaaatggaatcttTTTTCACACCATTGTCAGTTCTCCCCACTCTCTGAACCAACCTCGGGGTGAAaatcccctcccccgccaccctgcccctcccccctaagcaggcccctcccctctcctccatcaTGTCTACCCCCATCATGGTCCCCCCATGGTCCCCCCCAGGGACCAGCAAATGAAGACAGGATCTGGATGGGTGACCAGAGCCAATCTTCTAACCCATCTGGAAAAGAGCGTTGCTGAATAGCCATGTGCTTCTGAGACCCCCAGTCCACGGGCCCGGCCAAGCAAGAGGCAAGCGGGATAGGCCAGCGCCCAGCCTAGCAACTGGCAAATGAACCCAGGGCAGCCGCAGGTGTCCCCGTGTCCCCCCACGGCACGGGCAGCCGGCTTCCTTCACTCACCGAAGCCTCCGGGGTTGGAGCGCGGAGTGTAGAAACTCTGGACGCCGCATCTCTTACAGAAGGTGTGCTgagctttgtgtgtgttgaacgTGTAAGTGGTTATGCTCTCGGCTCCCTGCGGGGGATCGGGCGAAAGAGATGTTCCCTTTTGCAaagaaattctttctcttttctttttctttttttttcataaaaaaatccAGTCTTTTCAAAGGCTCCATGGGGAGGGGACGCCCTTCTGCAGGGCTCTCCGGGTTATGAGGACATGTCCAGTCTCCCACGCAGACAGAGGCATCGCAAGGACAGGGACCCGCCCACACTGCCCAGAGCCACCTCAGGCCGGAGCACAGAGGCCCGGGGTTTGTCTTAGTCAAGTGCACACAGGACAACTCAGCCTCCAGCTGTCTCAGCTCCGTGGCAAGGCAGCGCGCCCTGTCCACGCCAGGGAGTGAAAAGGAAAACGCCTGCCTCCTAGGCCTCAGAGGGGAGACTGACCCTGGCGATGGTCTCTTCATGTCCCCGAACAGCCCTGCCCAGGATCTGAAGACAACTATTGACTGGACTTGAATTCACGTTACAAAGGACAAACAAGGAAAACAGTATTTGCTAGACCGGCGCCTGCGTGGCACAGGTcgcaatctcagggtcctgggatcaggccctgcatcgggctccctgctcggcgggaggcctgcttctccctctcccactccccctgcttctgttccctctcccgctctctctgtcaaataaataaataaaatctttaaaaaaaaaaaaagaatatttgccaGACATCACGGTCACAAGGCTCATTTCCTTAATGGAGAAGATAAATGGGAACCTGGGcaaaatgacagagaagaaggaaaacaagtcACTCTTTCACCTACGAAATGAGAGGCACACCCAGAAACGGcaatgaggttttttttctcACTGTCAGGAGGACACAAATAAAAAACAGTGGGACAAACAATACGCTCTCCAATACCGTAGGAACATAAACTGGTAGAATTCGGCAACATCTACCAGCGTTTGAAAATGTACACCTCCTTTAACAcggcaattccacttctaggagtTTATCCTACGATCAAACCTCATACGTGTCCAGTGACATGAATACAGATATTCCAGCACTGTTCAGAACAAGGCTAAAGATTgggaaaaactggaaacagccatCAATAGAAGACTGGTCAACGCAATGGTGGGCACTCACGAAACTGGGACActctgaaacttttaaaaagattgagacagttcggggcgcctggtggctcagtctggtgagcgcccgactcttggtttcggctcaggtcatgactcagggtcgtgagatcaaaccccatgtcgggctccacgcacagtgcggagtctgcttgacattctctctcgctctcctgCCCCGTCcaacttgctctctctaaaaataaataaaatcttttctttttctcgcGGTCCCCCTCCCAGACGCAGAGAATCTGGAGCGGGGCCCCTAACACGCCGTCCACGTGATCATGCACTCACTGAAGGTCTAGAGCCACTCTAAAATAAATCGCGATTATctattttctctccatctccgtGTCCACCACCCGAGTCCACGTTCCCATCGCCTGTCACCTGGCCACCCCAGCAACCTCCTAGCCGCCTACCTGTCTCCGTGGCTACCTCCCCACACTGCAGCCAAGCCAGCTTTTAAAACGctaaagcaggggcacctgggtggctcagtgggttaaagcctctgccttcagctcaggtcatgatctcggggtcctgggatcaagccccgtgtcgggctctctgctcagcagggagcctgcttcctcctctctctgcctgcctctctgcctacttgggatctctgtctgtcaaataaataaataaaatctttaaaaaaaaaaaaagctaaaaaaacaaaaacacataaaaacacCCCTTCGACAGGCTGGGGCCACGGACGGTGCCGTACGGCACCAGGAGAATGTACTGATGAGCAGGCCCAAGgagggaaaaatgggaaaaaagtacCAATTCCGAGACCCAAGAGCTGAAGGCTGTACGTGGTGGCACCTTCAGGAACCATCGGTCGTCACGGGCGCTCGGGGCGAAGCTGGACTGGGTCACAGCCTCTAGCACGCTTCTGAGCAGAACACACCGGCATCCTCTGGCTTTATGGGGAATATGGGGCCAGCGTGCGGCCCAAGGGTCCCCCTCGTCTGCCAGGCACCCACACAAAGGATCAACAGGCAGACGATCAAGAAAAGGAGACGAGGTGGCCCCAAGTGTCCAGGATTCAATCTCACTCAGTAGGAGAGACCAGGACTCACGCCTTCCTTCACTCAGTTAGGGGCTAACCTGCGAGGCCGGGAGCTGGTCAGACGCGACAGAAGACGGCACTCGGAGACCGCAGCGATTTCACGGAGGAGACAGACGTGGAAACACAGCATCACAGCAAGGGCACAGCGAAGCGCGTCGCGCCACAGTGGGGGCCCGGGGAACCCACCATAGACCAGCCCGCCCCATATTAGCGACAGTGTAccaaaagccttttcttttttcgattttattcatttgtcagagacagcgagagcacaagcagggggagcagcagagggagaagcaggctccccgctgagtagggagcaggatgcgaggctggatcccaggaccccaggatcacaattCAAGACAAAGgaagacgcttcaccgactgggccacccaggcgcccccaaagcttGTATTCTTTGACcagcaattttatttctaaaaaaattgaCCCGAACGAAATAACTTCTAAATTATTAGAGATTTATGCACAGAGAGATTCATCGCAGTGTTTTTtataattggggaaaaaaatggcacCCGACCTAGAAGTTCAAACAGAGCAAACTGCTTCTGGTCCATTCACATGAgaaaatatgctaaaaaaaaaaaatgctgcaagtACAGGAATAAGAGCATAAATAAATTAGGAAATGATGGTGCAGGAGGAAGATCTGGGGACTGAGGGACAACGGAGGGAAGGTTCCCTTTTGCACCTTTCAAAATCTGTGCCAAGCACAAGAAAACTCCCCGGAATAATAAAGTTACGatttttttaatcagcaagacccatcaatatgctgcctatgaGAGATTCACTGCAGACCTAAAGACAGATGCAGAcggaaagtaaagggatggaaaaacactGACCGTGCAAATGGAGGCAAAAGGAAAGCGGGGAGAGCAAAGCTGACATCAGACCAAACAGACCTGAAAACAAATACCGTTAAGGAGAGACGAAGGACGCTACGTAAGGACAAGGGAACAATCCGACAAGAGGATGTAacgggggcgcccgggtggctcagtgggttaagcgtctgccttcagctcaggtcatgatctcagggtcctgggatcgagccccgcatcaggctctccgctcagcagggagcttgctccccccgcccccccaccgcctgctgcTCTggttacttgtgctctctctctgtcaaataaataaataaaatcttaaaaaaaaaaaaaaaaagaggatgtaaCAGTTGTAAATAATGCACCCAAAGTGGGGGCACCTAGATCCATCAGGCAACCATTAAGAAAACTCAAGAAACAGACAGTAATACAGTAACACCAGGGTGCGTTAACCCCTACTTCCATCGATGGGTagatcacccagacagaaaatcaacaaggaaacaggagctttgaaaCGTAATTTGAGCTAACTGCAGTGAGTCTACCACCGCACCTCGATTCTCTTCTACGGATCCACATCTCTCTCTGACCAAGTGACCACTCCCTCGATGACCATGTCCACGGAAGAAGCTTCCATACCGAGTGCAGTTAGTTTCTCCCACTTCATTGTTCTCCGCGGACATTAATTTAGCTATTTGGGGGCCTGTgtatttccaaatgaattttacagtaatcttggggcacctggatggctcagtcggttaagcaactggctcttggtttcagctcaggtcatgatctcagggtcatgggatcgagctccacctcgggctccacgctcagcagggagccctgcttgagattccctccctctccctctctctcaaataaataaataataagtctttaaaaaaaatgtatagtaaTCTTGTATATGTCTACAAAAGCCTTCCTGGGATTTTGGTAGAAATTGTATTAAACCCATAAACAGTTTGGGGGGAACAAACATCAATACTGTGTTGGGTTCCCAGTCTATAGACACATGGTATCTATCCACTCATTAAGTTCTTCTTCAGTAACTTCCTCGGCTTCCCGTAATATTCAGTACAGAGATCAAGGACATGTTTTGTTAGTTGAACACCTAcgtatttaattttctttgcatttcttgaaATGGTACAAtggtaggatgcctgggtggctgtcattaaccatctgccttcggctcaggtcatgatcccagagtcctgggatcgagccccacatcggggtccctgcttggcgggaagcctacttctccctctcccactccccctgcttgtgtttcctctctcgctgtctatcaaataaataaataaaatctttaaaaaaaaaaaaaaaaaaaaaaacaaagaaagaaatggcacCACGGTTTTAATCTCAGTTTCTTAGTATTCATTATTGGCATTAGACAtgcacttgatttttaaaaattgagatataattcacatgccatgaaattcaccattttaatgCCAGACCAGTGGGGATgggggcaaaatgggtgaaggagatcaaaaggtataaactttcagttataaaatggcatggaggggtgcctgggtggctcagtcagttaagtgtctgccttaggctcaggtcatgatcccagggtcctgggagccagtcccacatcagaatccttactcagtagggagcctgcttctccctctccctctgccctccccccacttgtgtgctctcttccgctagctctttctctcaaataaataaagtctttaaaaataaaatgggtgggtgcctgggtggctcagtgggttaagcctctgccttcggctcgggtcatgatctcagggtcctgggatcgagccccagattgggctctgtgctgggtggggATCCtactcccccctctctctctgcctgcctctctgcctgcttgtgatctcattctctgtcaaataaataaataaaatctaaaaaaaaaaaagtcctcatcacaagaaaaaaaattattttataattaattacattTGGTATCAAACTAGACTTAATTGTgctgatcattttgtaatatatacaatattgAATCATTTTGATGTACCCCTAAGACTAGTAATGTTACATGTCAGCTGCACCTCAAGAAAATTTTGAATTCaccattaaaaagattttaagtcaTATATTCTTCATTGGGAAATAATAAAAGTCGGTCATAGAACAGAACGAAAGACAAAATCCTACTCTGATAATGACATATACAatgtcatcattattattatttagctgCATTTACCAGGTAGAAAATAATGCACAAGGATAGATACCCAAATAAATCAGTGGTTACTTTTGGTAGATTGGATTTGAGTGATCATATTATTTTTTGATTGTCTTTTGATGTTTCCACAGTACTATCAAATATGCCTCGAAAACATATAGGGGGGGAAATAACATGACCTTGCAGAAACACGCATGAAACCCGGATGACAAGGACAATCGAGGAAGAGGTCCCGCTCTGCTCCCTGCcgcctgcacacacacaggccctctcccccgccccgggGCACCTGCCAGAAGCCAGGGACTCCTCCCGCCTGCTCTCAGCACTAACCTTCAGGAGCTTGAAGCGAGAAGCCGGGACAATGAAGTgtctattctgtttcttcttgcaaATGCTGCAGCTACAAAAGACAGAGGAATTCCAAGGCTGTGAACAGCATCAAAAGCTCCAATGGGGCCCCGCCCAGCCTGTCTGGAGAGGCGGCCCACTGCGGAGGGGAAGCCCCTTTTGGCGCCATTTGGGGAAGGGGGAGCCCAGGTGGATGGACAGGCGAAGCCACGCAGCCCTGGGAAAACCATCGCAACCACatccctgctgccccccccctccccagtttaTCACAGCGAAGGGAACTGCTGGATTCTTACAAAACAAGGATCAGGCACAGCTACGGTCTGAGGCCTCTGGGATACCCACACCAAAACGCACAAGGAAGCTTCCGTTGTTTCCCGCTTCCCACCTCCGTAATCACAGAAAGCCGAGCTCCGAGTCACATGGGCCCTCCAAATTATCACTTTTGGGATGAAATCTAAACCCCCTTCTCAGGCCGCCTTGACCAAAATTCCCGACTTCATACAGAGTTCTCTAACAGGACTGGATCCTGGTGAATCGTGAGTCGTATGCTAACTATTGGTTCAGAAGTCACTGTCCTTGTTCTATCACAACGCCTGGGAAAGCGCTCAAAGGCAACCCTCCACAGATCCTGGCAGAACCATCTGCCTCATCCAGAACAGAGCCAGAGGGCCTGGAACATGGTAAGCTCCCCGGGATGCACACCCTCCGCTCATTTCCCCTTTACCTGCGCCCAACTCTGGATCCCTAGGAAGACTGTGTCCACCCAAGGCTTCCCGTTCAGTACCCAGACTGACCTATGTCCAGCGACCACCACTCCCCGTCAACCCACCAACGGTATGGTCTGGGGTGACGCTGAGTGGCAGAAGCTGGGGGACCCTACTCTGCGTCCCCGGGGGGGCCTCTGCTGTAGAAAtgctctctttcacacacacacacacacacacacacacagcaggccAAGTTATTTTTAGCCCCCCccccaatgttttaaaaaatcttattactGAACACATCCAGCACAtacaaaaggagggggaaaaaaagaacaatgaacactTATGTCCCTGTCACCTGACGCCAACAATGATCAGCTCCCCGATGCTGTTTCACCGGTACCCTGACTCCCAGATGCTGCTTGAGGCGACCCTGTTTGAACTAAGAAGTCCTTCCCAGCAACTTGGGGAGAGAAACACTCACTTGCAGTCGAAGATGTGCAAGTCGGCCGAGGCCCAGACTTCGAAGCGAACAGCTCCACAGTGGCAACCTCCCGTGTGTTTCACCAGGCCCTGGTACTCGCTAAATGaaacccagaagaaaaaaaaaaatcagaaagataaGCATTTCTGAACATTCGGGCAGGACCTCGGCGCCCGGctcctgcttcttctctccctccttgttAGAAGGAAGCAAGATGGGACCAAAGTCTTGTCTATACGACAGCCCCTTCCACGTATTTCGCTTCAGAGGCGGGACtggcaattaaataaataatagaaataaataaaagaaaggattcaGAGCCTTTTCTCTGAcctctcttttttctatttctcatatTCCGTTAAGTGGTGAGAAAGAAAACATGCCAGAGACATGGGAAATGGGAGTTGGATGAAGGACCTAAGCCTACGACTTACACGTTGCAATTTACATGTCAAAAACCGACTCAGAGGTTTTCGGAGCTAGGCACAGGAGAGCGAGCAGTAAACAGGGCACAGCACACGTGGTTCCTGGCCTTACCAACCTCATGCAGTCACCAAACAAATGACCCAAGCAATCTTTAAGGGACTGTGATAAAGGCAGCGCAGGCTGTTATGAAAAAGTAAGACAAGGGGCCCTGAGTCTGGTGGTTTGGAAAAGC
Encoded here:
- the CENPV gene encoding centromere protein V; protein product: MRRARSSAAAKPRGQKRPGASGTAGAPAAAPSASSASRARRSTGQAGGASRAAARQPSAKRRPRQSSPRAQEAGPGQPPPELPPPPPPPAPAAAALPDLGDQRERWETFQKRQRLTFEGAAKLLLDTFEYQGLVKHTGGCHCGAVRFEVWASADLHIFDCNCSICKKKQNRHFIVPASRFKLLKGAESITTYTFNTHKAQHTFCKRCGVQSFYTPRSNPGGFGIAPHCLDEGTVRSVVIEEFNGTDWEKAMKEHKTIKNMSKE